AGCCCAGCTTCTGCGCTTCCAGCGCGGAGGTCGCCACCTTGGCCATCGCGGCGCTGGTGAAGCCGTCCTTCAGGAAGGCGAAGATGTCGGCGTTGGCATTGCCGGCCGCGGCCATCTCGGCGGCGCGGCGCGCGATATAGGTCAGGCCGCCGCCGCCCGGGATCAGGCCGACGCCCACTTCCACCAGGCCGACATAGGACTCCATATGCGCGACGCGGCGGGCGCAATGCACCGCCAGCTCGCAGCCGCCGCCCAGGGCCAGGCCGCGCATCGCGGCGACCACCGGCACATTGGCGTAGCGGATGCGCAGCATCATGTCCTGCAGCTTCTTCTCTTCCGGGGCGATGCCCTTGGCGCCCTTGGTCATGAAGACCGGCATCAGCGCTTCCAGGTTGGCGCCGGCGGAGAACACGTCGTCCGGGCTCCAGATCACCAGGCCCTTGTACTTGGCCTCGGCGATCTCGACGGCCTTCAACAGGCCCTCGGTCACGGTCGGGCTGATCAGGTGCAGCTTGCAGTCGATCGAGGCGATCAGCACCTCGCCGTCCAGCGACCAGACGCGCACTTCCTCGTTCTTGAACTCCTCGGTGCCGGCCTTCAGCGCGGCCACGGCGCCCTCGCCGACCAGGCTTTCCGGGAAGGCCTGGCGCTCATAGACCGGCAGCTTGGCGCGCGGCTTGAACTTGGCCTCGGCGGCGCTCCAGGAACCATTGGCGCTGTGCACGCCGCCGTTCTCGGCCACCGGGCCTTCGAACACCCAGGCGGGCAGCGGCGCGCTGGAGAGGGTCTTGCCGGCGTCGATGTCGGCCTTGACCCATTCCGCCACCTGCTTCCAGCCGGCGGCCTGCCACAGCTCGAACGGGCCCTGTTGCGAGCCGAAGCCCCAGCGCATCGCGAAGTCGATCTCACGCGCTGTGTCGGCCACGGTATCCAGGTGCACGGCCACGTACTGGAAGGAGTCACGCAGGATGGACCACAGGAACTGAGCCTGCGGGTTGCTCGATTCGCGCAGCAGCTTGATGCGGTCCGCGGCCGGCTTCTTTAGCATGCGCGCGACGATCTCGTCGGCCTTCTTGCCGCCGGCAACGTATTCGCCGGTCGCGAAGTCCAGGCGCTGGATGTCCTTGCCGACCTTCTTGTAGAAGCCGGCGCCGCTCTTCTGGCCCAGCGCCCCCTTCTCGATCAGGCCGGCCAGCACCTTGGGCGTGGCGTAGGTCGAATAGAAGGGGTCGTCCTTCAGGTTGTCCTGCATGGTCTTGACGACATGGGCCATCGTGTCCAGGCCCACCACGTCGGCGGTGCGGAAGGTGCCCGAGGAAGCACGGCCCAGCTTCTTGCCGGTCAGGTCGTCGACCACATCGACCGACAGGCCGAACTTCTCGGCCTCGATCATCGTGGCCATCATGCCGGCGATGCCGACGCGGTTGGCGACGAAGTTGGGCGTGTCATTGGCGCGCACGACGCCCTTGCCGACCGCGCTGGTGACGAAGCTCTCCAGCTGGTCGATCACTTCCGGACGCGTGGTCGGCGTGTTGATCAGCTCGACCAGGTACATGTAGCGCGGCGGGTTGAAGAAGTGGATGCCGCAGAAGCGCGGCTTGATAGCCTCCGGCAGCACTTCGCTGAGCTTGGTGATCGACAGGCCCGAGGTGTTGGACGCGACGATCGCATGCGGCGCCACGAAGGGAGCGATCTTGGTGTACAGATCCAGCTTCCAGTCCATGCGCTCGGCGATGGCCTCGATGATCAGGTCGCAGTCGCGCAAAACCTCGAGGTGTTCCTCGTAATTCGCCTGCTGGATCAGCGCGGCGTTCTCCGCCACGCCCAGCGGCGCGGGCTTGAGCTTCTTCAGGCCCTCAACGGCCTTGCCGACGATCCCGTTCTTCGGACCTTCCTTGGCAGGCAGGTCGAACAGCACGACCGGCACCTTGACGTTGACCAGGTGCGCAGCGATCTGCGCGCCCATCACGCCAGCGCCGAGCACGGCGACTTTGCGAACTTGGAATCGACTCATGGTT
This genomic stretch from Roseateles sp. DAIF2 harbors:
- a CDS encoding 3-hydroxyacyl-CoA dehydrogenase/enoyl-CoA hydratase family protein, with amino-acid sequence MSRFQVRKVAVLGAGVMGAQIAAHLVNVKVPVVLFDLPAKEGPKNGIVGKAVEGLKKLKPAPLGVAENAALIQQANYEEHLEVLRDCDLIIEAIAERMDWKLDLYTKIAPFVAPHAIVASNTSGLSITKLSEVLPEAIKPRFCGIHFFNPPRYMYLVELINTPTTRPEVIDQLESFVTSAVGKGVVRANDTPNFVANRVGIAGMMATMIEAEKFGLSVDVVDDLTGKKLGRASSGTFRTADVVGLDTMAHVVKTMQDNLKDDPFYSTYATPKVLAGLIEKGALGQKSGAGFYKKVGKDIQRLDFATGEYVAGGKKADEIVARMLKKPAADRIKLLRESSNPQAQFLWSILRDSFQYVAVHLDTVADTAREIDFAMRWGFGSQQGPFELWQAAGWKQVAEWVKADIDAGKTLSSAPLPAWVFEGPVAENGGVHSANGSWSAAEAKFKPRAKLPVYERQAFPESLVGEGAVAALKAGTEEFKNEEVRVWSLDGEVLIASIDCKLHLISPTVTEGLLKAVEIAEAKYKGLVIWSPDDVFSAGANLEALMPVFMTKGAKGIAPEEKKLQDMMLRIRYANVPVVAAMRGLALGGGCELAVHCARRVAHMESYVGLVEVGVGLIPGGGGLTYIARRAAEMAAAGNANADIFAFLKDGFTSAAMAKVATSALEAQKLGYLLDSDIIVPNKDELLFVASAQVKAMADSGYRAPLKAKFPVAGRSGIATVKAQLANMRDGGFISQHDFHLAALIADVLCGGEVEAGALVDEEYLMALERKHFCSLLEHPKTQERIMGMLQTGKPVRN